Genomic segment of Rhodoflexus caldus:
ATTCGCTTTTTACTATCACTAATCATCAACATTTTTACCGTATGTCGTTTTTTTTCCTGAGTAATATCCCTGCTGTTCCTTCTGATTATCAGGTCGTTGTATCGGTATTTCCGTACAATCCACTATCAAATCTTCCACGCCTTCAAAGGCCTTATCAAAATCTGATTGACTTTTAAATACCTTATTGACAAAAACATCTTGTGCTTTTAAGGCTGCTTTTAAAGATTTTTTAGTTATTTTCAAATAATCAGAAACCGTACGGATATCCACGTTAAAATATAAAGCCATATTTTCCAGCGTTGGATAAGACTTTAGGTAGTGCAAGACAAAGAAAAGTGCCTCTTTGGGATTAGTAAAAACAGGTTGTTTTTTTGATGTAAGGATTGCCTGATTTGGGCTCATAGTATTGACTGAAAACCTCTGCCGGTGCATGAAATTGTTCAAGAGTTAAGCTCGTAGCAGCTCTGCATTTTTTATCATTGTTGAGATTGTAGAAAATACTGGCCATATTGTATCTACAATAAGATCACTACACAAAATTAATCAATTCGCTGATAATCAATACACAAAAGGTCTAATATTCAATCAGAGCATTTTCTAATAAGTTTTTGTCAAAAGGATTACGAGAAAAGTTTTTTTTACAAAAATTTACTACAAAATCAACGCCCAATTTTGCTCCGACTTCACTATTTGAGCCTGAACCACAACCATCTGCCACAACTCCCAAAATACAAGTTCTGTCTTGATAAAAACTGTAACTGTCTTGGTTGTTGTAATATAATTTGTAGTGGGAACTTCCAATTACAGAAGCAGTTGCATTTTTAAAGTTCATTTTTGGTGTTT
This window contains:
- a CDS encoding protein phosphatase 2C domain-containing protein, yielding MNFKNATASVIGSSHYKLYYNNQDSYSFYQDRTCILGVVADGCGSGSNSEVGAKLGVDFVVNFCKKNFSRNPFDKNLLENALIEY